In a genomic window of Quercus lobata isolate SW786 chromosome 4, ValleyOak3.0 Primary Assembly, whole genome shotgun sequence:
- the LOC115988119 gene encoding uncharacterized protein LOC115988119 gives MGLNKYGPAISRLDPSSASGSEAGSGEEAKAAEKSAFDLKLEKYDAAAKIKIIKEVRTFTDLGLKEAKELVEKVPVVLKKGLTKEEADPILAKLKELGATVVLE, from the coding sequence ATGGGCCTCAACAAGTACGGCCCAGCAATCTCCAGGCTCGACCCATCCTCGGCTTCTGGATCCGAAGCCGGGTCGGGCGAGGAGGCCAAAGCCGCGGAGAAGAGCGCGTTCGATTTGAAGCTGGAGAAGTATGACGCGGCAGCGAAGATCAAAATCATAAAGGAGGTGAGAACTTTCACGGATTTGGGGTTGAAGGAGGCCAAAGAATTGGTCGAGAAAGTCCCTGTGGTGTTGAAGAAAGGTCTCACCAAAGAAGAGGCTGATCCCATTCTCGCTAAGCTCAAGGAATTGGGTGCCACTGTGGTATTGGAATAA
- the LOC115985603 gene encoding uncharacterized protein LOC115985603, translated as MGVASSSQVAPAWKPKFLLDGKPLPSTACVRMWEKGEGGRIAQTLAEALLLPEDVHAFEEGSEESVGRRLEWHAIAAAQMAHIVAARAQDLAEENEREKEARESTVKTAKEKLKAAESAEKKATAAEKNWALAEKRYAELLTKQNETEVKLAEAISLNTSNAEEIADLRAGLAAAEQKWYDVGFADAENSAEPVVARARNMGFEAEWFAALQAMGVPEDSHLRDPAKFHFRALFLPPRMPQILLTRGRRPV; from the exons ATGGGGGTCGCGTCCTCCTCTCAAGTGGCTCCAGCGTGGAAGCCAAAGTTCCTGTTGGACGGCAAGCCATTGCCCTCAACCGCTTGTGTTCGGATGTGGGAGAAGGGCGagggcggccgtattgcccaaacTTTGGCTGAAGCTCTTCTTCTTCCCGAGGACGTGCATGCCTTTGAGGAGGGATCCGAAGAGTCTGTagggcgccggttagagtggcacgccattgcg GCCGCTCAAATGGCTCACATTGTGGCTGCCCGGGCACAGGATCTTGCCGAGGAGAACGAGCGCGAGAAGGAGGCGCGGGAGTCAACGGTGAAAACGGCTAAGGAAAAGCTGAAAGCTGCTGAGTCTGCTGAGAAAAAGGCTACTGCTGCGGAGAAGAACTGGGCATTGGCCGAAAAGAGGTATGCGGAGCTCCTGACCAagcagaatgagacggaggTCAAGTTAGCCGAAGCCATCAGCCTTAACACTTCCAACGCCGAGGAGATAGCCGACCTCAGGGCAGGCTTGGCGGCCGCGGAGCAAAAGTGGTACGACGTAGGTTTCGCTGATGCCGAAAATTCTGCAGAGCCGGTGGTGGCTCGTGCTcggaatatgggttttgaggcAGAGTGGTTTGCCGCTCTCCAAGCAATGGGAGTTCCCGAGGATTCGCATTTGAGAGACCCGGCCAAATTCCATTTCCGAGCCCTGTTCCTGCCGCCCAGGATGCCCCAGATACTATTGACGAGGGGGAGACGGCCAGTATAA